One Edaphobacter lichenicola DNA window includes the following coding sequences:
- a CDS encoding GMC oxidoreductase: MIHDLLHESPAVLAADLCIVGAGAAGITLAVESARRGKKVLLLEGGGATREDSSQALYHSEITGLPHRGIHTGRIRVKGGTTVRWGGQILELDALDFTPRPGVPESGWPFAKSTLTSFYERALALEGLAKVERSDAEVWKDLNLPFTQFEDLEAYLSRWCPEPNFARLHHKTLREHPNIHLWLHASAVELITEGTAATGLRASTLTGIEAIFRAPSYIFALGGIESSRFFLQPRPGGLPWNRSGLLGQHFQDHIDCNAAAIEPLDPKRFHDTFDPIFAHGFKYLPKLRLLPRAQAAHSTLNIGSTMSFEDTGKARGQAKSTIRNLMRGRFSEVTRDNLRHTANHLPMLVHQGWRYKVQRRAYSPPEVRIFLRVHCEQEPTSRSSITLTDQRDPLGLLRIRFDWQISERELETIRQYVLIAQRALAGVARILPNEDLLSGSPNFLTRCDDSNHHMGGMRMSPSDATGIVDTDLRLYGLTNTYICSSAVFPSSGFSNPTHTVLALALRLSDHLS, translated from the coding sequence GTGATTCACGATCTCCTCCACGAGTCGCCTGCCGTCCTCGCCGCGGACCTCTGCATCGTCGGCGCCGGAGCCGCAGGCATCACCCTCGCAGTAGAGTCCGCGCGAAGGGGCAAAAAAGTCCTCCTTCTCGAAGGCGGCGGCGCAACCCGCGAAGACTCCTCGCAGGCCCTCTACCACAGCGAGATCACCGGCCTCCCCCACCGTGGCATCCACACCGGACGCATCCGCGTAAAAGGAGGAACTACAGTCCGTTGGGGAGGCCAGATCCTCGAGCTCGACGCCCTCGACTTCACCCCCCGGCCCGGCGTCCCCGAAAGCGGTTGGCCATTCGCAAAGTCCACGTTGACCTCCTTCTACGAGCGCGCTCTCGCCCTCGAGGGGCTAGCCAAAGTCGAACGCAGCGACGCAGAGGTCTGGAAAGATCTCAACCTGCCCTTCACCCAGTTCGAAGATCTCGAAGCCTACCTCTCGCGCTGGTGTCCCGAACCAAACTTCGCCCGCCTCCATCACAAGACACTCAGGGAGCATCCCAACATTCACCTCTGGCTTCACGCCAGCGCAGTCGAGTTGATAACCGAAGGCACCGCCGCAACCGGCCTTCGCGCGAGCACCCTCACCGGCATCGAAGCCATCTTCCGTGCGCCCAGCTACATCTTCGCCCTCGGCGGAATCGAGAGCTCGCGCTTCTTCCTCCAGCCTCGCCCCGGCGGTCTACCCTGGAACCGCTCCGGCCTCCTCGGCCAGCACTTTCAGGATCACATCGACTGCAACGCCGCCGCCATCGAGCCGCTCGACCCGAAGCGCTTCCACGACACCTTCGATCCCATCTTCGCCCACGGCTTCAAATACCTCCCCAAACTCCGCCTCCTCCCGCGCGCACAGGCCGCCCACAGCACCCTCAACATCGGCTCCACCATGTCTTTCGAAGACACCGGCAAAGCTCGCGGCCAGGCGAAATCAACCATCCGGAACCTCATGCGCGGACGCTTCAGCGAGGTAACCCGCGACAACCTCCGCCACACCGCAAATCATCTCCCCATGCTCGTCCACCAGGGCTGGCGTTACAAGGTTCAACGCCGCGCCTACAGCCCACCCGAGGTCCGCATCTTCCTCCGCGTCCACTGCGAGCAGGAGCCAACCTCCCGCAGCAGCATCACCCTCACCGATCAGCGCGACCCCCTCGGCCTCCTCCGAATCCGCTTCGACTGGCAGATCTCCGAAAGGGAACTGGAGACTATCCGGCAGTATGTCCTCATAGCCCAGCGCGCCCTCGCCGGCGTAGCCCGCATCCTCCCCAACGAAGACCTCCTCTCCGGCAGCCCAAACTTCCTCACCCGCTGCGACGACAGCAACCACCACATGGGCGGCATGCGCATGTCCCCCTCCGACGCCACCGGCATCGTCGACACCGACCTCCGCCTCTACGGCCTCACCAACACCTACATCTGCAGCTCAGCCGTCTTCCCCAGCTCCGGCTTCTCCAACCCCACCCACACCGTCCTTGCCCTGGCCCTGCGCCTCAGCGATCATCTCAGCTAA
- a CDS encoding HAD family hydrolase codes for MSHVVSVSRLSTSEFHSAVASLSPSVAVFDCDGTLWSGDAGSSFMKWTIETGLVSREMTDWIDSRYRGYLKGEVSEVAICGEMVQMYQRLREDEMRRAAKNFFASQIEPNIFAEMRELVGELRAKGVEIWAVSSTNNWVIEEGVKRFGIPAERALAARVQVKDGVMTDVILDVPTDEGKVASLKRAGVTAPDAVFGNSVHDAAMLAIAKRAFPVNPSAALVERSAQEGWPVYYPAAVRPA; via the coding sequence GTGAGCCATGTTGTTTCAGTGAGTCGCCTGAGTACCTCGGAGTTTCATTCGGCTGTTGCTTCGCTCTCTCCCTCGGTTGCAGTCTTTGATTGCGACGGGACGCTGTGGTCGGGGGATGCCGGGTCTTCGTTTATGAAGTGGACGATCGAGACGGGGCTGGTCTCGCGTGAGATGACGGACTGGATCGACTCGCGATATAGGGGATACCTGAAGGGCGAGGTCTCTGAGGTGGCCATCTGCGGGGAGATGGTGCAGATGTACCAGCGCCTGCGCGAGGACGAGATGCGGCGGGCGGCGAAGAACTTCTTTGCCAGCCAGATTGAGCCGAATATCTTTGCCGAGATGAGGGAGCTGGTGGGGGAACTTCGCGCGAAGGGCGTGGAGATCTGGGCGGTCAGTTCGACCAATAACTGGGTCATTGAAGAGGGAGTCAAGCGGTTTGGCATTCCGGCGGAACGGGCGCTGGCGGCGCGGGTGCAGGTGAAGGACGGCGTGATGACGGACGTGATTCTGGATGTCCCGACGGATGAGGGTAAGGTTGCATCGCTCAAGCGGGCCGGGGTGACGGCACCCGATGCGGTGTTTGGAAACTCGGTCCATGACGCGGCGATGCTGGCGATTGCGAAGCGGGCGTTTCCGGTGAACCCGAGCGCGGCTTTGGTGGAGCGGAGCGCGCAGGAGGGCTGGCCGGTTTACTATCCGGCGGCGGTGCGTCCGGCCTAA
- a CDS encoding aldo/keto reductase gives MEKIALGDTGRTTTPLGFGCSSLMGAMGRRDSLAILESAYDAGIRHFDVAPMYGYGEAESCLGEFLQRHRDHVTVTTKYGIPPTKKSPFLSLARRVARPILKAVPSAKHRLAQAASAAKRTSERATFTPQQAKASLERSLAALRTDHIDLWLLHEVSAADLRDEALLSFLEEQVQQGTVGSFGIGSSADKIPTLLAQHPAYCRTLQYEWSVLDPEVDPEINPEADSEAAASPTSPFRIHHRSLTENFRSLHRTLSEDKQLCQRWSASTNIDLSNPEQLAHLMLKAALVMNPRSVILFSSKNPIHIQANAKIAEDRALEAPARQLHHLVQTDRNQL, from the coding sequence ATGGAGAAGATTGCACTCGGAGATACCGGTCGCACCACCACTCCCCTGGGCTTCGGCTGCTCCAGCCTGATGGGCGCGATGGGCCGCCGCGACTCCCTCGCCATCCTCGAATCCGCCTACGACGCCGGCATCCGCCACTTCGACGTCGCTCCCATGTACGGCTACGGCGAAGCCGAGAGCTGTCTCGGCGAGTTCCTCCAGCGCCATCGCGACCACGTCACCGTCACCACCAAGTACGGAATCCCCCCAACAAAAAAATCGCCGTTCCTATCGCTCGCCCGCCGCGTAGCCCGACCCATCCTCAAAGCCGTTCCCAGCGCGAAGCACCGTCTCGCGCAAGCCGCCAGTGCCGCCAAGCGCACCAGCGAGAGGGCCACCTTCACCCCGCAGCAAGCCAAAGCCTCCCTCGAACGCAGCCTCGCCGCCCTTCGCACCGATCACATCGACCTATGGCTGCTCCACGAAGTCTCAGCCGCCGACCTGCGCGACGAAGCCCTCCTAAGCTTTCTCGAAGAGCAGGTGCAGCAAGGAACCGTCGGCTCCTTCGGCATAGGCAGCAGCGCCGACAAGATCCCCACCCTCCTCGCCCAGCATCCCGCCTACTGCCGCACCCTCCAGTACGAGTGGTCCGTCCTGGACCCCGAAGTAGACCCTGAAATAAATCCAGAAGCAGACTCCGAAGCTGCGGCATCCCCAACATCGCCCTTCCGCATCCATCACCGCTCCCTTACCGAAAACTTCCGCTCACTGCATCGCACCCTATCCGAAGACAAACAGCTATGCCAACGTTGGTCCGCATCCACGAACATCGACCTCAGCAACCCCGAACAACTCGCCCACCTCATGCTAAAAGCCGCGCTAGTCATGAATCCCAGGAGCGTCATCCTCTTCTCCTCAAAAAATCCCATCCACATTCAAGCCAACGCGAAGATAGCCGAAGACCGCGCCCTGGAAGCCCCCGCAAGACAGCTCCACCACCTCGTACAGACCGATCGTAACCAGCTGTAG
- a CDS encoding Nramp family divalent metal transporter → MSPWRTWRTRLILIFAVLGPGFITANVDNDAGGILTYSAAGAQFGYTLLWTMLPITLALIVVQEMCARMGVVTGKGLSDLIREEFGLRITFLIMILLIVVNFTNVVTEFSGIAGSMQLFHISKYASVPVCAFIVWILVVKGDYKSVEKIFLIASVFYIAYIITGVLSGPDWHLALVETVKLPPRNVWSDKDYVYTTVAVIGTTITPWMQFYLQSSIVEKGVSVRQYKASRLDVIIGSIFTDIVAWFIVVACAATLYTHGIRHIADPSDAAGAMKPLAGQYAFILFAAGLFNASLFAASILPLSTAYTVCEGLGFESGLDKSFSEAKFFYWLYSVLLFAGAAIVLIPNFPLVKFSILSQVLNGVLLPLVLVFMLNLINKHDLMGKYTNKRWFNVIAWTTVIIVTSLSLILVWNTLHG, encoded by the coding sequence ATGAGCCCCTGGCGCACCTGGAGAACCCGACTCATTCTCATCTTCGCCGTGCTCGGCCCCGGCTTCATCACGGCCAACGTGGACAACGACGCCGGCGGCATCCTCACCTACTCCGCAGCCGGCGCGCAGTTCGGCTACACGCTCCTCTGGACGATGCTCCCCATCACCCTCGCCCTCATCGTCGTGCAGGAGATGTGCGCCCGCATGGGCGTCGTCACCGGCAAAGGCCTCAGCGACCTCATCCGCGAAGAGTTCGGCCTCCGCATCACCTTCCTCATCATGATCCTGCTCATCGTGGTGAACTTCACCAACGTCGTCACCGAGTTCTCCGGCATCGCCGGCAGCATGCAGCTCTTCCACATCTCCAAATACGCCAGCGTCCCCGTCTGCGCCTTCATCGTCTGGATATTAGTGGTCAAAGGTGACTACAAGAGCGTCGAAAAGATCTTCCTCATCGCCAGCGTCTTCTACATCGCCTACATCATCACCGGTGTACTCAGCGGCCCCGACTGGCACCTCGCCCTCGTCGAAACCGTCAAGCTGCCCCCACGCAACGTCTGGTCCGACAAGGACTACGTCTACACCACCGTCGCCGTCATCGGCACCACCATCACCCCCTGGATGCAGTTCTACCTGCAATCCTCCATCGTCGAAAAAGGCGTCAGCGTTCGCCAGTACAAGGCCTCAAGGCTGGATGTCATCATCGGCTCCATCTTCACCGACATCGTCGCCTGGTTCATCGTCGTCGCCTGCGCCGCAACCCTCTACACCCACGGCATCCGCCACATCGCCGACCCCTCCGACGCCGCCGGAGCGATGAAGCCCCTGGCCGGTCAGTACGCCTTCATTCTCTTCGCGGCCGGCCTCTTCAACGCGTCCCTCTTCGCCGCCTCCATCCTGCCCCTCTCGACCGCCTACACCGTCTGCGAAGGCCTCGGCTTCGAGAGCGGTCTGGACAAGAGCTTCAGCGAAGCGAAGTTCTTCTACTGGCTCTACAGCGTGCTGCTCTTTGCCGGCGCTGCCATCGTCCTGATCCCGAACTTTCCACTTGTCAAATTCAGCATCCTCTCGCAGGTGCTCAACGGCGTTCTCCTACCCCTGGTTCTCGTCTTCATGCTGAATCTGATCAACAAGCACGACCTCATGGGCAAATACACCAACAAGCGCTGGTTCAACGTCATCGCCTGGACGACGGTCATCATCGTCACCTCGCTCTCACTCATCCTGGTCTGGAACACCCTCCACGGCTAG
- a CDS encoding prepilin-type N-terminal cleavage/methylation domain-containing protein has translation MNVRDRLRAGLEGRPNEDGFTLIELLIVMSVMLILMTLAVPQLLKLRKQAQETSAVQSLRTIGQAELQYNSAYPANGFSCSLATLGGDPKSGAPTSQSAQLITPDLASGQKAGYTFAITNCTKVTVNNQDMYTSFEITAVPNSIGKTGDRGFCTDENNTIRYDPAGGTNCTQPIQ, from the coding sequence ATGAATGTACGGGACCGATTGCGCGCAGGGCTCGAGGGACGACCGAACGAAGATGGATTTACGCTGATCGAACTGCTGATTGTGATGTCGGTGATGCTGATCCTGATGACGCTTGCGGTGCCGCAGCTGTTGAAGCTGAGGAAGCAGGCGCAGGAGACGTCGGCAGTGCAGTCGCTGCGGACGATTGGGCAGGCGGAGCTGCAGTACAACTCGGCTTATCCGGCGAATGGATTTTCGTGCTCTCTGGCTACGCTGGGTGGGGATCCGAAGTCGGGCGCGCCTACGTCGCAGTCGGCACAACTGATTACGCCGGATCTGGCGAGCGGGCAGAAGGCCGGGTATACGTTCGCCATCACCAATTGCACGAAGGTGACGGTAAACAATCAGGATATGTATACCTCGTTTGAGATTACGGCGGTTCCGAACTCGATTGGAAAGACCGGTGATCGCGGCTTCTGCACGGATGAGAACAATACGATCCGCTACGACCCGGCGGGTGGAACCAACTGCACACAGCCCATTCAGTAA
- a CDS encoding M16 family metallopeptidase translates to MSVTLVDDAAITKTATRNIRKTVLSNGLLVLTESMPHVRSVSMGAWVGSGSRDETAGVNGVSHFVEHMVFKGTTSRSAQQIAREVDTIGGNLDAFTGKETVCFNIKVLDENVAPALDVLSDLVLHPTFAPEDVEREKGVILEEIKMDEDNPDYLVHEVWTQNFWKGDALGRPILGTAKTVSSFDQQTLLNFYAGQFTPRNMVFSAAGNLEHDAFVGQVEREFGSLAASGDSVPEKVAAPRATPHITLKRKKSLEQVQLCLGMPAPPVNDSRRYVVYLMNTMLGGGMSSRLFQTIREDRGLAYSIYSEMNPFRDTGSLCVYAGTSVDKTQEVLQLTLQELRRLKEETVSEVELKRAKDQLKSNMVIGLESSGSRMANLARQQMYFGRFSGVDEIMHEIEAVSTVDVQELAQELFKPETMALTLLGNLGTMKIEREDLAC, encoded by the coding sequence ATGTCTGTAACGCTAGTAGATGATGCCGCAATTACGAAGACTGCCACGCGCAACATCAGGAAGACTGTGTTGTCGAATGGCCTGTTGGTGCTGACCGAGAGCATGCCGCACGTGCGGAGCGTCTCGATGGGAGCCTGGGTGGGCTCTGGTTCGCGGGACGAGACGGCTGGGGTGAACGGGGTCTCGCACTTCGTCGAACATATGGTGTTCAAGGGTACGACCTCGCGGTCGGCGCAGCAGATTGCCCGGGAGGTGGATACGATCGGGGGCAATCTGGACGCGTTTACGGGGAAGGAGACGGTCTGCTTCAACATCAAGGTGCTGGATGAGAATGTGGCGCCGGCGCTGGATGTGCTGTCGGACCTGGTGCTGCACCCGACGTTTGCGCCGGAGGATGTGGAGCGGGAGAAGGGCGTGATTCTGGAAGAGATCAAGATGGACGAGGATAACCCCGACTATCTGGTGCACGAGGTGTGGACGCAGAACTTCTGGAAGGGCGATGCGCTGGGAAGGCCAATCCTGGGGACGGCGAAGACGGTTTCGAGCTTCGATCAGCAGACTCTGCTGAACTTTTATGCGGGGCAGTTTACTCCGCGGAATATGGTGTTTTCGGCGGCGGGAAACCTGGAGCATGATGCTTTTGTGGGCCAGGTGGAGCGGGAGTTCGGCTCACTGGCGGCCAGCGGGGACAGCGTTCCGGAGAAGGTGGCGGCGCCGAGGGCTACGCCGCACATTACGCTGAAGAGGAAGAAGTCTCTGGAGCAGGTGCAGCTGTGTCTGGGGATGCCGGCGCCTCCGGTGAACGATTCGCGGCGGTATGTGGTGTACCTGATGAATACGATGCTGGGCGGCGGGATGAGCTCGCGGCTGTTCCAGACGATTCGCGAGGATCGGGGGCTGGCGTATTCGATCTACTCGGAGATGAACCCGTTTCGGGATACGGGCTCGCTGTGCGTGTATGCGGGGACCTCGGTGGACAAGACGCAGGAGGTGTTGCAGCTTACCCTGCAGGAGTTGCGGCGTCTGAAGGAAGAGACGGTCAGCGAGGTGGAGTTGAAGCGGGCCAAGGATCAGCTGAAGAGCAATATGGTGATTGGGCTGGAGAGCTCGGGCAGCAGGATGGCGAATCTGGCGCGGCAGCAGATGTACTTCGGCAGATTTTCCGGCGTGGATGAGATTATGCACGAGATCGAAGCGGTATCCACGGTCGACGTGCAGGAGCTGGCGCAGGAGCTGTTCAAGCCGGAGACGATGGCGTTGACGCTGCTGGGAAATCTTGGGACGATGAAGATCGAGCGGGAAGATTTGGCCTGCTAG
- the rlmN gene encoding 23S rRNA (adenine(2503)-C(2))-methyltransferase RlmN: MNEIINLSNPIVEAQPLFGASLQELTGLMENLGQPPYRARQLYEALYAQRTPSLDQITTLPATLRTTLSSAGYTVGLPELLQTARSIDGTERYLVRMADGETVETVWMPGGDGGERGDGTQAAEEEEHPTHDDDDYKRATICISSQVGCAVNCQFCLTAKLGIRRNLTPGEIAGQVAAVLNRHKVEVGRDRINLVFMGMGEPFLNYAAFMDAVRLLTGPMSIPESRMTVSTSGILPGIQQFASETIRPKLAVSLNASNDVVRESIMPITRKWNIAALLEAISAVPLRPRERVTFEYVLLGGINDQRQHADELIALLKNLRAKSQAKINLIVWNSGPDMPFHEPTPQDVGIFQKRLRDGGIPAFIRKPRGRDIYAACGQLKRTLESPPPTPLVEIAL; this comes from the coding sequence ATGAATGAAATAATAAACTTATCTAATCCGATAGTTGAGGCACAACCTCTCTTCGGCGCCTCCCTCCAGGAGCTGACCGGTCTGATGGAGAACCTCGGTCAGCCCCCCTACCGGGCACGTCAGCTTTATGAGGCCCTCTACGCCCAGCGCACCCCCTCGCTCGACCAGATCACCACACTCCCGGCAACCCTACGCACCACCCTGAGCTCCGCAGGCTACACCGTAGGTCTGCCAGAACTCCTCCAGACCGCCCGCTCCATCGACGGCACCGAGCGCTACCTCGTCCGCATGGCCGACGGCGAGACCGTCGAGACCGTCTGGATGCCCGGAGGCGACGGAGGCGAGCGCGGCGACGGAACCCAGGCCGCCGAAGAAGAAGAGCACCCCACCCACGATGACGACGACTACAAGCGCGCCACCATCTGCATCTCCAGCCAGGTAGGCTGCGCCGTCAACTGCCAGTTCTGCCTCACCGCCAAGCTGGGCATCCGCCGCAACCTAACCCCAGGCGAGATAGCCGGCCAGGTAGCCGCCGTCCTCAACCGTCACAAGGTCGAAGTAGGCCGCGACAGAATCAATTTGGTCTTCATGGGCATGGGCGAACCCTTCCTGAACTACGCCGCCTTCATGGACGCCGTCCGTCTCCTCACCGGCCCCATGAGCATCCCCGAGTCCCGCATGACCGTCAGCACCTCCGGCATACTCCCCGGCATTCAGCAGTTCGCCAGCGAGACCATCCGCCCCAAGCTGGCCGTCAGCCTCAACGCCTCCAACGACGTCGTCCGCGAGTCCATCATGCCCATCACCCGCAAGTGGAACATCGCCGCGCTCCTCGAAGCCATCTCCGCCGTCCCGCTGCGCCCCCGTGAGCGCGTCACCTTCGAGTACGTCCTCCTCGGAGGCATCAACGACCAGCGCCAGCACGCCGACGAGCTCATCGCGCTCTTGAAGAATCTCCGCGCCAAATCTCAGGCAAAGATCAACCTGATCGTCTGGAACTCAGGCCCCGACATGCCCTTCCACGAGCCGACCCCGCAGGACGTAGGTATCTTCCAAAAGCGCCTCCGCGACGGCGGCATCCCGGCCTTCATTCGCAAGCCCCGCGGCCGCGACATCTACGCCGCCTGCGGCCAACTCAAGCGAACCCTCGAGTCCCCGCCTCCCACGCCCCTCGTCGAGATCGCTCTCTAA
- a CDS encoding (deoxy)nucleoside triphosphate pyrophosphohydrolase, protein MREPIRKLEEHAETAVQKPLRLVVAALILRGDAGEGGGGLEVLICQRKPDQPMSLKWEFPGGKIEAGETSEGALARELNEELGITAIIGRRVARVRHKYRNGGAIDLQFFVVREFDGALENRIFNDMRWAPLTELPGYDFLAADLGLIRDLSEGKLL, encoded by the coding sequence GTGAGAGAGCCGATTCGCAAACTCGAAGAGCATGCTGAAACCGCAGTGCAAAAACCGCTTCGATTGGTGGTGGCGGCGTTGATTTTGCGTGGGGATGCGGGTGAAGGCGGGGGGGGGCTGGAGGTGCTGATCTGCCAGCGAAAGCCGGACCAGCCGATGAGCCTGAAGTGGGAGTTTCCTGGGGGGAAGATCGAAGCCGGTGAGACGTCGGAGGGTGCTCTGGCTCGCGAGCTGAATGAGGAGTTGGGGATTACGGCTATTATTGGGCGGCGGGTGGCGCGGGTGAGGCACAAGTACCGCAATGGCGGCGCGATCGATCTTCAGTTCTTCGTGGTGCGGGAGTTCGATGGTGCGCTGGAGAATCGGATCTTCAACGACATGCGGTGGGCGCCTTTGACAGAGCTGCCGGGATACGATTTTCTGGCTGCTGATCTTGGGTTGATTCGGGATCTGTCTGAGGGGAAGTTGTTGTAG
- the lolA gene encoding outer membrane lipoprotein chaperone LolA, which translates to MLAKALLFASFCCAPLLVAQENDALVRKVDDHYNHLSSLRAHYTESYAGMGMNRTEEGTLLLKKPGRMRWSYAAPVGKVFVLDGKFAWFYTPGDAQATRVPAKQLDDLRSPLRFLLGHTQLKKELDSLAVVADGAGFRISGVPKGMAQRVKLLSLWVTAGGAIERMKLEEVDGAVTEFAFTGMQENVPVKDADFVFVPPDGVSVVEGLPPI; encoded by the coding sequence ATGCTGGCTAAGGCTCTGCTGTTCGCGTCGTTTTGCTGCGCTCCGCTGCTGGTTGCGCAGGAGAACGACGCGTTGGTGCGTAAGGTGGATGATCACTACAACCATCTCAGTTCCCTGCGCGCTCATTACACCGAGAGCTACGCGGGGATGGGGATGAACCGCACGGAAGAGGGCACGCTGCTGCTGAAGAAGCCGGGGCGGATGCGGTGGAGTTATGCTGCTCCGGTGGGCAAGGTGTTTGTGCTGGATGGGAAGTTTGCGTGGTTTTATACGCCGGGCGATGCTCAGGCTACGCGGGTGCCAGCGAAGCAGTTGGATGATCTGCGGTCGCCGTTGCGATTTCTGCTGGGGCATACGCAGCTGAAGAAGGAGCTGGATAGCCTGGCTGTGGTGGCGGATGGGGCGGGTTTTCGGATCTCGGGTGTGCCGAAGGGGATGGCGCAGAGGGTAAAGCTGCTGTCTCTTTGGGTGACTGCGGGCGGGGCGATTGAGCGAATGAAGCTGGAAGAGGTGGATGGGGCGGTCACGGAGTTCGCGTTTACCGGGATGCAGGAGAATGTGCCTGTGAAGGATGCGGACTTTGTTTTTGTTCCACCGGATGGGGTGAGTGTGGTGGAAGGGTTGCCGCCGATCTAG